From Acidobacteriota bacterium, a single genomic window includes:
- a CDS encoding 5'-3' exonuclease H3TH domain-containing protein, whose translation MKIHLVDGTYELFRAFYGPPPRQAPDGTEIGGARGLMMSLLSLLREDGVTHVACAFDTVIESFRNDLFAGYKTGEGVDPVLLAQFPLAERVAETLGVVVWRMREFEADDALATAAARFSQERGVEQVVLCSPDKDLAQCVDGQRVVCLDRRRETLLDEAGVEEKFGVPPASIPDLLALVGDSADGIPGLKGWGAKSAATALARYGHLDQIPEDPTDWDVKIRGAARLAETLAAQRDDALLYRRLATLRTDVPLEETLDDLHWRGALRPAVEDLAQAWGEPGLVERVHGWQ comes from the coding sequence ATGAAAATTCATCTGGTGGACGGAACCTATGAGCTCTTTCGCGCCTTCTACGGCCCACCGCCGCGGCAGGCTCCCGACGGAACCGAGATTGGCGGCGCCCGGGGGTTGATGATGAGTCTGCTCTCGCTGCTGCGGGAGGACGGGGTCACTCACGTGGCCTGCGCCTTCGACACGGTGATCGAGAGCTTCCGCAACGACCTCTTCGCCGGCTACAAGACCGGCGAGGGGGTGGATCCGGTGCTGCTGGCGCAATTTCCCCTGGCGGAACGGGTCGCGGAAACTTTGGGCGTCGTGGTCTGGCGGATGCGCGAATTCGAAGCCGACGACGCCCTCGCCACCGCCGCTGCACGTTTTTCTCAGGAGCGGGGCGTGGAGCAGGTGGTGCTGTGCTCGCCGGACAAGGATCTGGCCCAATGCGTCGACGGCCAGCGGGTGGTCTGCCTCGACCGGCGGCGGGAGACGCTTCTCGACGAGGCCGGCGTGGAAGAAAAGTTCGGCGTCCCGCCGGCGTCCATCCCCGACCTGCTGGCGCTGGTGGGAGACAGTGCCGACGGCATCCCCGGCCTCAAGGGCTGGGGCGCCAAATCCGCCGCCACCGCCCTCGCCCGCTACGGTCATCTGGATCAGATCCCCGAAGACCCCACCGACTGGGACGTCAAGATCCGCGGCGCCGCTCGCCTGGCGGAGACCCTCGCCGCCCAGCGCGACGACGCTCTCCTCTATCGCCGCCTCGCCACCCTGCGCACCGACGTACCGCTGGAGGAGACCCTCGACGACCTCCACTGGCGCGGCGCCCTCCGGCCGGCGGTGGAAGACCTGGCCCAGGCCTGGGGCGAGCCCGGGCTGGTGGAGCGGGTGCATGGGTGGCAGTAG